One window of Channa argus isolate prfri chromosome 4, Channa argus male v1.0, whole genome shotgun sequence genomic DNA carries:
- the nr2e3 gene encoding photoreceptor-specific nuclear receptor, whose translation MEDHIPQMNTFSSDNTRDFTDGTQSEQSSVPGKALSQGLLCKVCSDSSSGKHYGIYACNGCSGFFKRSVRRRLIYRCQAGTGRCPVDKAHRNQCQACRLKKCLQAGMNKDAVQNERQPRSTAHVSLDSINMDNSKEHLATTQELASSPTYSSVIRRPPLSSLVTSSATVQPSSNPSNNHRFMVSLLTAETYAKLEPEDVEENIDVTTSDSARDRTPSDCHMSPYTTSCSESIYETSARLLFMSVKWAKNLPVFAHLPFRDQVILLEEAWSEMFLLCAIQWSLPMDNCPLLSLQDISPIHQAKISPPTADLHILEEVFNRFKALAVDPTEFACLKAIVLFKSETRSLKDPEQVENLQDQSQVLLGQHIHSMYPNQASRFGRLLLLLPSLHFVSSEKIEQLFFHRTIGSTPMEKLLCDMFKN comes from the exons ATGGAGGACCACATACCccaaatgaatacattttcttctgACAACACTCGTGATTTCACAGATGGAACTCAATCAG AACAAAGTTCTGTCCCAGGTAAGGCTCTTAGCCAAGGTCTGCTTTGTAAAGTGTGCTCTGATTCAAGCAGCGGTAAACACTATGGCATCTATGCCTGCAATGGCTGCAGCGGCTTCTTTAAGCGCAGTGTGAGACGAAGACTCATCTACAG GTGTCAGGCTGGAACTGGCAGGTGCCCTGTTGACAAGGCTCATCGGAACCAGTGCCAAGCTTGTCGACTAAAGAAATGTCTCCAAGCTGGCATGAACAAAGATG CTGTGCAGAATGAGCGACAGCCCCGAAGCACAGCACATGTCAGTCTGGACTCTATAAATATGGACAATTCAAAGGAGCATCTCGCCACCACACAGGAGCTCGCTTCCTCTCCCACCTACTCATCGGTCATCCGTAGACCTCCCCTCAGTTCATTGGTCACCAGTTCTGCTACCGTCCAGCCCTCCAGCAACCCCAGTAACAACCATCGCTTTATGGTTAGCCTGCTGACTGCTGAGACTTATGCAAAACTGGAGCCTGAGGATG TGGAGGAGAATATTGATGTGACAACCAGTGATTCAGCGAGGGATCGGACTCCGTCTGACTGTCATATGTCCCCATACACTACTAGCTGCTCTGAGAGTATATATGAGACATCAGCACGACTCCTCTTCATGTCTGTCAAATGGGCAAAAAATTTGCCTGTTTTTGCTCACTTGCCGTTTCGAGACCAG GTTATTCTACTTGAAGAAGCGTGGAGTGAAATGTTCCTCCTGTGTGCCATCCAGTGGTCCCTGCCCATGGACAACTGTCCTCTTCTGTCTTTGCAAGATATTTCCCCCATTCATCAAGCCAAGATCAGCCCCCCCACTGCTGACCTGCACATCTTGGAAGAGGTCTTTAATCGCTTCAAGGCTCTGGCTGTTGATCCTACTGAGTTTGCCTGCCTGAAGGCCATAGTACTGTTCAAGTCAG AGACTCGCAGTCTCAAAGATCCAGAGCAGGTAGAGAATCTGCAGGATCAGTCACAGGTGTTGCTTGGTCAGCACATACATTCGATGTACCCCAACCAGGCTTCCAG GTTTGGGAGATTGTTACTTCTGCTGCCATCGCTCCACTTTGTGAGCTCTGAGAAAATAGAACAGTTGTTCTTCCACAGGACCATTGGCAGCACTCCCATGGAGAAGCTGCTGTGCGACATGTTCAAAAACTGA
- the stoml1 gene encoding stomatin-like protein 1 isoform X1, with the protein MVSKSYQLLPQRDLTAPRTPGLFAHTGSLTQRSLHKGLSFDYIPNVSENDFTDTSQGWISWICNLIVILLVYIFTFITFPITGWFALKTVPNYQRIVVFRLGRVCPPKGPGIVLVLPLIDQWQKVDLRTRAFNIPPCQVNTRDGGVLLVGADIQFRIWSPVLSVVSVQDLNASTRMTAHNALIHSMAKKTVREIESERVKLGEYLGVDINEMTQPWGLEVDRVELTLGSLLKAPEGGFSGPLIMPPSVPGLEGLTGPIQQLAMHFLSHSSSSKPQEEDSVTLMDELSSVPQIVVNTPRSAEELFDRVKPLLSETLVHQVRACFQFDIRSEDGQHHSYYVDLRTGSGAAGAGSLFQEPDVTLSMSESDLLAMFQGRLQTFSAYTSGRLKIEGDIKTAIKLEELIKLLKN; encoded by the exons ATGGTTAGTAAGTCGTatcagcttctcccccagagaGACCTTACTGCTCCGAGGACCCCTGGCTTGTTTGCGCACACTGGCAGCTTAACACAGCGCAGCCTCCACAAAGGACTTTCATTTGATTACATTCCCAACGTTTCTGAAAATGACTTCACGG ATACCTCTCAAGGCTGGATATCATGGATCTGTAATCTGATTGTCATCTTACTTGTCTACATCTTCACCTTTATAACCTTTCCTATAACAGGATGGTTTGCACTGAAA ACTGTACCTAACTACCAGAGGATTGTAGTGTTTCGTTTGGGTCGGGTTTGTCCTCCAAAGGGCCCCGGCATTGTGCTTGTGCTGCCCCTTATTGACCAGTGGCAGAAAGTAGACCTGCGCACCCGTGCTTTCAACATCCCTCCTTGCCAG GTTAATACTCGAGATGGTGGTGTGTTGTTAGTGGGAGCAGACATCCAGTTCAGGATTTGGAGCCCAGTCCTATCTGTGGTGTCGGTGCAGGATTTGAATGCCTCAACCCGGATGACTGCACATAATGCTTTGATCCACAGTATGGCCAAGAAGACGGTCAGAGAGATCGAAAGTGAGAGAGTTAAACTGGGAGAATATCTTGGG gTGGATATAAATGAGATGACTCAGCCTTGGGGGTTGGAGGTGGACAGGGTGGAGCTTACCCTTGGCTCTCTTTTAAAAGCACCAGAAGGTGGCTTCTCTGGCCCCCTAATTATGCCTCCCTCTGTGCCTGGATTGGAAGGCCTCACTGGCCCCATTCAGCAGTTGGCCATGCACTTTTTGAGCCACAGTAGCAGTTCAAAGCCTCAAGAGG AGGACAGCGTCACTTTGATGGATGAGCTCAGCAGTGTTCCTCAAATTGTTGTGAACACACCAAGATCTGCTGAAGAGTTGTTCGACCGTGTCAAGCCTCTGCTTTCAGAAACTCTGGTTCACCAGGTCAGGGCCTGTTTCCAGTTTGACATCAGATCAGAAGATGGACAGCATCACAGTTACTATGTGGATTTAAGAACAG GCAGCGGTGCAGCTGGAGCTGGATCCTTGTTCCAAGAACCAGATGTGACTCTGAGTATGAGTGAGAGTGACCTTTTGGCCATGTTTCAGGGCAGGCTGCAAACATTTTCTGCATACACCAGTGGCAGACTTAAAATCGAGGGAGATATTAAGACTGCCATTAAACTGGAGGAACTGATAAAGCTACTGAAGAATTAG
- the stoml1 gene encoding stomatin-like protein 1 isoform X2: protein MTSRTVPNYQRIVVFRLGRVCPPKGPGIVLVLPLIDQWQKVDLRTRAFNIPPCQVNTRDGGVLLVGADIQFRIWSPVLSVVSVQDLNASTRMTAHNALIHSMAKKTVREIESERVKLGEYLGVDINEMTQPWGLEVDRVELTLGSLLKAPEGGFSGPLIMPPSVPGLEGLTGPIQQLAMHFLSHSSSSKPQEEDSVTLMDELSSVPQIVVNTPRSAEELFDRVKPLLSETLVHQVRACFQFDIRSEDGQHHSYYVDLRTGSGAAGAGSLFQEPDVTLSMSESDLLAMFQGRLQTFSAYTSGRLKIEGDIKTAIKLEELIKLLKN, encoded by the exons ATGACTTCACGG ACTGTACCTAACTACCAGAGGATTGTAGTGTTTCGTTTGGGTCGGGTTTGTCCTCCAAAGGGCCCCGGCATTGTGCTTGTGCTGCCCCTTATTGACCAGTGGCAGAAAGTAGACCTGCGCACCCGTGCTTTCAACATCCCTCCTTGCCAG GTTAATACTCGAGATGGTGGTGTGTTGTTAGTGGGAGCAGACATCCAGTTCAGGATTTGGAGCCCAGTCCTATCTGTGGTGTCGGTGCAGGATTTGAATGCCTCAACCCGGATGACTGCACATAATGCTTTGATCCACAGTATGGCCAAGAAGACGGTCAGAGAGATCGAAAGTGAGAGAGTTAAACTGGGAGAATATCTTGGG gTGGATATAAATGAGATGACTCAGCCTTGGGGGTTGGAGGTGGACAGGGTGGAGCTTACCCTTGGCTCTCTTTTAAAAGCACCAGAAGGTGGCTTCTCTGGCCCCCTAATTATGCCTCCCTCTGTGCCTGGATTGGAAGGCCTCACTGGCCCCATTCAGCAGTTGGCCATGCACTTTTTGAGCCACAGTAGCAGTTCAAAGCCTCAAGAGG AGGACAGCGTCACTTTGATGGATGAGCTCAGCAGTGTTCCTCAAATTGTTGTGAACACACCAAGATCTGCTGAAGAGTTGTTCGACCGTGTCAAGCCTCTGCTTTCAGAAACTCTGGTTCACCAGGTCAGGGCCTGTTTCCAGTTTGACATCAGATCAGAAGATGGACAGCATCACAGTTACTATGTGGATTTAAGAACAG GCAGCGGTGCAGCTGGAGCTGGATCCTTGTTCCAAGAACCAGATGTGACTCTGAGTATGAGTGAGAGTGACCTTTTGGCCATGTTTCAGGGCAGGCTGCAAACATTTTCTGCATACACCAGTGGCAGACTTAAAATCGAGGGAGATATTAAGACTGCCATTAAACTGGAGGAACTGATAAAGCTACTGAAGAATTAG